Proteins from a genomic interval of Yoonia sp. GPGPB17:
- a CDS encoding prephenate dehydratase has translation MPQKIAFQGELGAYGHEACVTARPEYTPLPCGTFEDAIEAVRSGSADLGMIAVENSTYGRVADVHSLLPKSGLHIVDETFVRVHINLLGKVDAVLSDIKQARGHPVILPQCGEFLRTHKITPRSSSDNARAAREVASGDDPGIAALASELAAEIYGLKVLAHNIEDNARNTTRFLIMAREPDYARRGPHGMMTSFVFRVRNIPAALYKAMGGFATNGVNMTKLESYMVGGEFTATQFYAEIEGHPDDHAVKLAMEELGYFTDLLHVMGTYPAAARRHEKAGSAT, from the coding sequence ATGCCGCAAAAAATCGCATTTCAGGGCGAGTTGGGTGCATATGGGCACGAAGCATGCGTGACCGCACGCCCCGAATACACGCCCCTGCCCTGCGGGACGTTTGAGGATGCCATTGAAGCAGTGCGCAGCGGTTCTGCTGATCTGGGCATGATTGCCGTCGAAAACTCCACCTATGGCCGCGTGGCCGATGTGCACTCTCTTCTGCCCAAAAGTGGTTTACATATCGTGGATGAGACTTTTGTGCGGGTGCACATCAATCTGCTTGGCAAGGTGGACGCAGTACTATCGGACATCAAGCAAGCCCGTGGTCACCCCGTCATTCTGCCACAATGCGGTGAATTCCTGCGTACCCACAAGATCACCCCCCGCAGCAGTTCAGATAATGCCCGCGCCGCGCGCGAAGTCGCGTCTGGCGATGATCCCGGTATCGCAGCACTCGCGTCAGAGCTGGCCGCCGAAATCTATGGTCTCAAGGTGCTGGCGCATAACATCGAAGATAATGCACGCAACACAACGCGTTTTCTGATCATGGCCCGTGAGCCAGACTATGCGCGCCGCGGCCCGCATGGCATGATGACCAGCTTTGTATTCCGGGTGCGCAACATTCCCGCAGCTCTCTACAAAGCGATGGGTGGGTTTGCGACCAATGGCGTGAACATGACCAAGCTGGAAAGCTATATGGTTGGCGGTGAGTTCACAGCCACACAGTTTTATGCCGAGATTGAAGGGCATCCAGACGATCACGCCGTCAAATTGGCAATGGAAGAACTGGGGTACTTTACCGACCTCTTGCATGTGATGGGCACCTACCCGGCTGCGGCCCGGCGGCACGAAAAAGCAGGAAGCGCCACCTGA
- a CDS encoding c-type cytochrome: MFDTMTMTKLIGGLCSTFLVFLLGAWLAEEIYHAGGHGKYHEQAYVIEVEETDVEDEEPVEEVPFSVVFASASAEDGEGLWRGCRSCHALESGEHGTGPALYGVVDRPVEFYEDFGYSGALIAAADVWTPENLNAFLENPRGYAPGTAMSYNGMRDVEDRANLIAYLATIGG, from the coding sequence ATGTTCGACACAATGACAATGACCAAATTGATCGGTGGTCTTTGCAGCACTTTCCTTGTCTTCTTGCTGGGTGCCTGGCTTGCCGAAGAGATTTACCACGCGGGCGGTCATGGCAAATATCACGAGCAAGCTTACGTCATTGAAGTCGAAGAAACTGACGTAGAAGACGAAGAGCCTGTCGAAGAAGTACCCTTCTCGGTCGTGTTTGCCTCTGCAAGTGCAGAGGACGGTGAAGGCCTGTGGCGTGGATGCCGGTCCTGCCACGCACTTGAATCGGGCGAGCATGGCACAGGACCTGCGCTCTACGGCGTCGTTGACCGCCCTGTAGAGTTCTACGAAGACTTCGGTTATTCCGGCGCTTTGATCGCAGCGGCGGATGTATGGACCCCGGAAAATCTGAACGCATTCCTTGAAAACCCGCGCGGATATGCGCCGGGCACAGCGATGAGCTATAACGGCATGCGCGATGTTGAAGACCGTGCGAACCTGATCGCCTATCTGGCGACAATCGGCGGATAA
- a CDS encoding SRPBCC family protein, translating to MKFSTREDIEAPISYVYGRVTDFANFERRAMRQGIDVSCRTTGDAAMGTVWDISFEFRGRLRKVAAELTRLEPEQAVEIESQSDGLTAITQVELVALSATRTRVLVSFDMRAKTLTARLLLQSLKLAKTKMTKRFKARVLEYSETVEDDYRRGH from the coding sequence AGCCCCGATCAGCTATGTTTACGGGCGGGTCACCGATTTCGCGAACTTCGAACGCCGGGCCATGCGTCAGGGAATCGATGTGAGTTGCCGCACAACAGGTGACGCGGCGATGGGGACGGTTTGGGACATCAGCTTTGAATTTCGGGGCCGTTTGCGCAAGGTCGCTGCAGAGCTCACCCGGCTTGAACCCGAACAGGCCGTGGAAATTGAAAGCCAATCGGATGGTCTGACCGCAATCACGCAGGTGGAACTTGTTGCATTATCCGCGACAAGGACCCGTGTTTTGGTCTCTTTTGACATGCGCGCCAAGACACTGACTGCGCGTTTGCTGTTGCAATCGCTCAAACTTGCAAAAACCAAGATGACCAAACGGTTTAAGGCACGGGTTCTGGAGTATAGTGAAACCGTCGAGGACGATTATCGGCGCGGACATTAG